The Gemmata palustris genome includes a region encoding these proteins:
- a CDS encoding ABC transporter permease: protein MLNQVTAIWKFRSFLFALVRLDLRLRYKRSWLGGVWSLIHPITMAATYVTVFSGVLMLSPAEYTTMLLVGLAVWGFFRECAVSGCLAIISHESYIRQHPLPFGLYSLRFVLGYAIQGVFALGVAMAAVAIDGHGENLRLMWAVVPALFLIFVTGWAVATICAFAQVYFHDTKHLLEIAAQILFFLTPIVYKPDLLVSKGLGWMARFNPLNVYLELVRFPLTAGELPDAKMYLKGAACTAVLFVFAVAIASRLRKKVVFYL, encoded by the coding sequence ATGCTGAATCAAGTCACCGCGATCTGGAAGTTTCGGAGCTTCTTGTTCGCTCTCGTTCGGCTCGACCTCCGGCTGCGGTACAAGCGGTCGTGGCTCGGGGGCGTGTGGTCGCTCATCCACCCGATCACGATGGCCGCGACCTACGTCACCGTGTTCAGCGGCGTCCTCATGCTCTCGCCCGCCGAGTACACCACGATGCTCCTCGTGGGGCTGGCGGTGTGGGGGTTCTTCCGCGAGTGCGCGGTGAGCGGGTGCTTGGCGATCATCTCGCACGAGTCGTACATCCGCCAGCACCCGCTCCCGTTCGGCCTGTACTCGTTGCGCTTCGTGCTCGGGTACGCGATTCAGGGGGTATTCGCGCTCGGGGTCGCAATGGCGGCGGTCGCCATTGACGGACACGGGGAGAACCTCCGGCTCATGTGGGCCGTCGTGCCCGCGCTGTTCCTGATTTTCGTTACGGGGTGGGCGGTCGCGACGATTTGTGCGTTCGCGCAGGTCTACTTCCACGACACGAAGCACCTGTTGGAGATCGCGGCGCAAATCCTGTTCTTCCTGACGCCCATCGTGTACAAGCCCGATCTGCTCGTCAGCAAGGGGCTCGGGTGGATGGCCCGCTTCAACCCGCTGAACGTGTACCTGGAACTGGTTCGGTTCCCGCTGACCGCCGGCGAGCTGCCGGATGCCAAAATGTACCTCAAGGGCGCCGCCTGTACCGCGGTCCTGTTCGTGTTCGCCGTTGCGATCGCGTCGCGCCTGCGGAAGAAGGTCGTCTTCTACCTGTGA